From a single Candidatus Brevundimonas phytovorans genomic region:
- a CDS encoding ATP-binding cassette domain-containing protein, with product MVAALTLDGISKRYGGFQAVSDLSFAVEKGTICGFLGPNGAGKTSTLRMILGLQPATSGRIEILDADDGRKVRDRIGFLPEERGLYKKMTPVDAIAFFGGLKGLPVAEGRKRAREMLEQMGLGDAQKKKMKELSKGMAQKVQLIASVVHRPEFVILDEPFSGLDPMNQQGLEAMIRALAADGATVLFSTHVMQHAERLCDKVVLLARGRKAFEGTVDQARATSPRFLELEGALDVTAVAGLPGVSGVEVLNEHDGARTLRAGLASDAGGQEALKAAFLTGLDVRRFQIKEPTLHDAFIALTGDHPDDDQSVARDAAHHLLQAEAAR from the coding sequence ATGGTTGCGGCGCTGACGCTGGATGGGATCAGCAAGAGATACGGCGGCTTTCAGGCCGTGTCCGATCTGAGCTTCGCGGTCGAGAAGGGCACGATCTGCGGCTTTTTGGGCCCCAATGGCGCGGGCAAGACCTCGACCCTGCGCATGATCCTGGGGCTGCAGCCCGCCACCTCGGGCCGGATTGAGATCCTGGACGCCGACGACGGGCGCAAGGTGCGCGACCGGATTGGTTTCCTTCCCGAAGAGCGCGGCCTCTACAAGAAGATGACGCCAGTGGACGCCATCGCCTTCTTCGGCGGGCTGAAGGGCCTGCCCGTGGCTGAGGGCCGCAAGCGCGCCCGCGAGATGCTGGAGCAGATGGGCCTGGGCGACGCCCAGAAGAAGAAGATGAAGGAGTTGTCCAAGGGGATGGCTCAGAAGGTCCAGTTGATCGCCTCGGTCGTGCATCGGCCCGAGTTCGTGATCCTGGACGAACCGTTTTCCGGCCTCGACCCGATGAACCAGCAGGGGCTGGAGGCCATGATCCGGGCGCTGGCGGCCGACGGCGCGACGGTCCTGTTCTCGACTCACGTCATGCAGCACGCCGAACGCCTGTGCGACAAGGTCGTGCTGCTGGCGCGCGGCAGGAAGGCGTTCGAGGGCACGGTGGATCAGGCGCGGGCGACCTCGCCGCGCTTCCTGGAACTGGAGGGGGCGTTGGACGTGACCGCCGTCGCCGGCCTGCCGGGCGTCTCGGGCGTCGAGGTGCTGAACGAGCATGACGGCGCGCGTACGCTGCGCGCCGGGCTGGCGTCGGACGCGGGCGGGCAGGAGGCGCTGAAGGCGGCCTTCCTGACCGGGCTGGACGTGCGGCGCTTCCAGATCAAGGAGCCGACCCTGCACGACGCCTTTATCGCCCTGACCGGCGATCACCCGGATGACGACCAGAGCGTCGCCAGAGACGCCGCTCACCATCTGCTCCAGGCGGAGGCCGCCCGATGA
- a CDS encoding ABC transporter permease: MNRTLLIARREFMAYARTVGFWLSLLAFPLFGALGGAIPILMKHAEPARQVALVDEAPAGSGLAAAVRQSLESEQVRGDISALRMAAIPEAGVAGGDRVRQVAETQGYAAGIAALKREAPRAGAGFTPPKPSLTLATPPAEIVAAAPGEARDALARRYLSEETDGRKLSAIVFLTGANGQPGARVWTARATDDAVEDAIRDALKDANRRQVFAASGIDPAVVAQTDRFRPDLSLFSPKARSGGEVSFRDKLPTVVGLAVGFILWSLIITGASILLNSVMEEKSNKILEVLLSSASATEILTGKVLGVALLTLTVLLAWGGLGGIGLIAAAPDVARDIGAVLMSNGLLIYFLLFMVGGYLMYAVLFAAIGAFCETPRDAQTLMGPIMMVLFVPLIVMQMAIRTPDAAVVKVMSLIPPFTPFIMAARAPSGPPMIEIVGALIGMFLFAALMVWVAGRAFRAGALSDVKLNWKSFLGAVRGGA, encoded by the coding sequence ATGAACCGCACCCTTCTGATCGCGCGCCGCGAGTTCATGGCCTACGCCCGGACGGTCGGCTTCTGGCTGTCGCTGCTGGCCTTTCCTCTATTCGGCGCGCTGGGCGGCGCCATTCCCATTCTGATGAAGCACGCCGAACCGGCGCGCCAAGTGGCCTTGGTGGACGAGGCTCCGGCCGGCTCCGGCCTGGCCGCCGCCGTGCGTCAGTCGCTGGAAAGCGAGCAGGTGCGTGGCGATATCAGCGCCCTGCGCATGGCCGCCATTCCCGAGGCCGGGGTGGCGGGCGGCGATCGCGTGCGACAGGTAGCGGAGACCCAGGGCTACGCCGCCGGGATCGCGGCGCTGAAGCGCGAGGCGCCGCGCGCCGGGGCCGGCTTCACCCCGCCGAAGCCCAGTCTGACCCTGGCGACGCCCCCCGCCGAGATCGTCGCCGCCGCGCCGGGCGAGGCCCGTGACGCCCTGGCCCGTCGTTATCTGAGCGAAGAGACAGACGGCCGGAAACTGAGTGCGATCGTCTTCCTGACCGGGGCCAACGGCCAGCCGGGCGCCCGCGTCTGGACCGCCCGCGCCACCGACGACGCGGTTGAGGACGCCATTCGCGACGCATTGAAGGACGCCAATCGCCGTCAGGTCTTCGCCGCCAGCGGCATCGATCCAGCCGTGGTGGCGCAAACCGACCGCTTCCGCCCGGATCTGTCGCTGTTTTCGCCCAAGGCGCGGTCGGGCGGCGAGGTCTCGTTCCGCGACAAGCTGCCGACGGTGGTCGGCCTGGCGGTCGGCTTCATCCTGTGGTCGCTGATCATCACCGGCGCCTCCATTCTGCTGAACAGCGTCATGGAGGAGAAGTCGAACAAGATTCTCGAGGTCCTGCTGTCTTCGGCCTCGGCGACCGAAATCCTGACGGGCAAGGTGCTGGGCGTGGCCCTGCTGACGCTGACGGTGCTGCTGGCCTGGGGCGGTCTGGGCGGGATCGGCCTGATCGCCGCGGCGCCAGACGTGGCGCGCGACATCGGCGCGGTGCTGATGAGCAATGGCCTGCTGATCTACTTCCTGCTGTTCATGGTCGGCGGCTACCTGATGTATGCGGTCCTGTTCGCGGCCATCGGCGCCTTCTGCGAGACGCCGCGAGACGCCCAGACCCTGATGGGGCCGATCATGATGGTCCTGTTCGTGCCGCTGATCGTCATGCAGATGGCCATCCGCACGCCGGATGCCGCGGTGGTCAAGGTGATGAGCCTGATCCCGCCCTTCACCCCCTTCATCATGGCCGCGCGCGCGCCCAGCGGCCCGCCCATGATCGAGATCGTCGGCGCCCTGATCGGCATGTTCCTGTTCGCCGCCCTGATGGTCTGGGTCGCGGGCCGGGCCTTCCGCGCCGGCGCTCTGTCGGATGTGAAGCTGAACTGGAAGAGCTTCCTCGGCGCGGTGCGCGGCGGCGCCTGA
- a CDS encoding M23 family metallopeptidase yields MRFLPPAVRPLAIRFGQTGVVAVTAVLAMAGAPLGAASPVADKAELLSAPAPAPVQAVAKPAGPLMRKVAFEAPVKGYRINSAFGLRKLAIEAKARAHKGVDIAAPKGTSVYTTAEGRVVRAGFQAGGYGNFIEVKHPNGMSSVYGHLSRIDVHTGQEVASGERIGLVGSTGYSTGPHLHFEVRRNGGQVNPTKVVGQSFDVKVTAPKVYDAPRRGLRQ; encoded by the coding sequence ATGCGTTTTCTTCCCCCGGCCGTGAGGCCGCTCGCGATCCGTTTTGGCCAGACAGGCGTCGTCGCCGTCACCGCCGTTCTCGCCATGGCCGGCGCGCCCTTGGGCGCCGCCAGTCCAGTGGCCGACAAGGCTGAGCTCCTGTCTGCCCCCGCCCCTGCGCCGGTTCAGGCCGTGGCCAAGCCCGCCGGTCCACTGATGCGCAAGGTCGCCTTCGAGGCCCCGGTGAAGGGCTATCGCATCAACTCGGCCTTTGGTTTGCGCAAGCTGGCCATCGAGGCCAAGGCCCGCGCCCACAAGGGCGTAGACATCGCCGCGCCCAAGGGCACCAGCGTCTATACGACCGCCGAGGGGCGGGTCGTGCGCGCCGGCTTCCAGGCTGGGGGCTATGGCAACTTCATCGAGGTGAAGCACCCAAACGGAATGAGCAGCGTCTATGGCCATCTCAGCCGCATCGACGTGCATACGGGGCAGGAAGTGGCCTCGGGCGAGCGGATCGGCCTGGTCGGCTCGACCGGATATTCGACCGGCCCGCACCTGCATTTCGAGGTGCGCCGCAACGGCGGTCAGGTGAACCCCACCAAGGTCGTGGGTCAGAGCTTCGACGTGAAAGTCACTGCGCCGAAGGTCTATGACGCGCCGCGTCGGGGTCTGCGGCAATGA